A region from the Triticum aestivum cultivar Chinese Spring chromosome 3D, IWGSC CS RefSeq v2.1, whole genome shotgun sequence genome encodes:
- the LOC123079851 gene encoding transcription repressor OFP13 (The sequence of the model RefSeq protein was modified relative to this genomic sequence to represent the inferred CDS: added 52 bases not found in genome assembly) yields the protein MVIGKLGLSSLFHTKAKEEATPSPPRGDPAAAPAWAWPSCKHPRTRSFHDAPPPPGARTLASIFLDSAESSFTNSSTRRDCSDSPSTASEASAEGGADVVTGAEDAVVVGPLRSSDRLLFDPGASGATSSILEEKLPAGAREAFVGGLAVAFESADPYGDFRASMQEMVAAHGAGGWGWGWLEEMLGWYLRANGKDTHGAIVAAFVDVIVSVADPGRGSCSSRSSFCASVDGDQ from the coding sequence ATGGTCATCGGGAAGCTGGGCTTGAGCTCCCTCTTCCACACGAAGGCCAAGGAGGAGGCCACGCCGTCACCACCTCGAGGCGACCCGGCCGCGGCGCCGGCGTGGGCGTGGCCGTCCTGCAAGCACCCGAGAACGCGGTCCTTCCACGACGCGCCACCACCGCCCGGCGCAAGGACGCTCGCCTCCATCTTCCTCGACTCCGCCGAGAGCTCCTTCACCAACTCCTCCACCCGGCGCGACTGCTCCGACAGCCCCTCCACGGCGTCCGAGGCGTCGGCGGAGGGCGGGGCCGACGTCGTCACGGGCGCCGAGGACGCCGTCGTCGTGGGGCCGCTCCGCTCCTCCGACCGGCTCCTGTTCGACCCGGGGGCGTCGGGGGCCACGAGCTCCATACTGGAGGAGAAGCTGCCGGCGGGCGCCCGCGAGGCGTTCGTGGGCGGCCTGGCCGTGGCGTTCGAGTCGGCGGACCCGTACGGGGACTTCCGGGCGTCGATGCAGGAGATGGTGGCCGCGCACGGGGCCGGCGGCTGGGGCTGGGGCTGGCTGGAGGAGATGCTGGGGTGGTACCTGCGCGCCAACGGCAAGGACACGCACGGCGCCATCGTGGCGGCCTTCGTCGACGTCATCGTCtccgtcgccgaccccggccgcgG
- the LOC123079852 gene encoding transcription repressor OFP8 encodes MSSKPSSRRGSFALRQPPVVDVGCNCRRPKLFSSLLSSSSLPFRGRGGKPKSPNASSTSTTTAFTATTLGGRSGTTATSADSASWGPASFTNNSLYEDPAAARRRGQDEPEQETRRRRRQRRRRRRAAWDGVGGGAGHGEQEAEAHGRVARESVPVAVESAEPYEDFRESMVQMVVEKEIYAWDDLNDLLTQFLTLNSPRHHPLILHAFADLWTRNGLFSPPSPCQF; translated from the coding sequence ATGTCGAGCAAGCCGTCGTCCAGGAGGGGCAGCTTCGCGCTGCGGCAGCCGCCGGTGGTGGACGTCGGCTGCAACTGCCGCCGCCCGAAGCTCTTCTCCAGCCTCCTCTCCTCGTCCTCCCTGCCGTTCCGCGGCCGGGGCGGCAAGCCCAAGTCGCCCAACGCCTCCTCCACGTCCACCACCACGGCGTTCACGGCCACGACGCTCGGCGGCCGCAGCGGCACCACGGCCACCTCCGCCGACTCCGCCTCCTGGGGCCCCGCGTCCTTCACCAACAACTCGCTGTACGAGGACCCGGCggccgcgcgccgccgcggccAGGATGAGCCGGAGCAGGAGACGCGGCGCcggcggaggcagcggcggcgtCGCAGGCGCGCCGCCTGggacggcgtcggcggcggcgctgggcacggggagcaggaggcggaggcgcACGGGCGCGTGGCGCGGGAGAGCGTGCCGGTGGCGGTGGAGTCGGCGGAGCCGTACGAGGACTTCCGGGAGTCGATGGTGCAGATGGTGGTGGAGAAGGAGATCTACGCGTGGGACGACCTCAACGACCTGCTCACCCAGTTCCTCACCCTCAACTCGCCGCGCCACCACCCGCTCATCCTCCACGCCTTCGCCGACCTCTGGACCCGCAACGGCCTCTTCTCCCCTCCCTCGCCGTGCCAGTTCTAG